One Acidobacteriota bacterium genomic window carries:
- a CDS encoding aconitase family protein: MSNPYRKPLPGTDLVYYDAREAVEALSPGAYDRLPYVCRVLAEQFLRHCDGRELDASLRQIVERRRDRDFPWYPARVVCHDILGLTAFVDLAGLRDAIAERGGDPARVNPVVPTQLIVDHSLAVEAPGSDPDALRKNREIEERRNADRFHFIEWCKRAFENVDAIPAGNGIMHQINLEKMS, translated from the coding sequence ATGAGCAACCCCTACCGCAAACCGCTGCCGGGTACGGACCTGGTTTACTACGATGCCCGCGAGGCGGTCGAGGCGCTCTCTCCTGGCGCCTACGACCGCCTGCCCTACGTCTGCCGCGTCCTGGCGGAGCAATTTCTCCGGCACTGCGACGGGCGGGAGCTGGATGCGTCCCTGCGCCAGATCGTGGAGCGCCGGCGCGACCGGGATTTTCCCTGGTATCCGGCCCGGGTCGTCTGTCACGACATACTCGGACTGACCGCCTTCGTCGATCTGGCGGGGCTGCGTGATGCCATCGCCGAGCGGGGCGGTGATCCGGCGCGGGTCAACCCGGTGGTGCCGACCCAGCTGATCGTCGATCACTCGCTGGCGGTCGAGGCACCCGGTTCCGATCCCGATGCCCTGCGCAAGAACCGGGAGATCGAGGAGCGGCGCAACGCCGACCGGTTCCATTTCATCGAGTGGTGCAAGCGGGCCTTCGAGAACGTGGACGCGATCCCGGCCGGCAACGGCATCATGCACCAGATCAACCTGGAAAAGATGTCCT